TGGATGAAAGCGGGGTGCGGTACTTTGTCGCGCCATCTCGGCTCAACATTGATGATTGGCTGACGGTGATTGAACATGCGGGCTTCAGATCAGAGCACGAAGCAATGATCGGGAATTTTGTGGTGGTGGCGCTTACGCCTCCGGATCATTAGGCGATTTGGGCCGTTTGAGGCGGCGGAGCATCTTAGCGGGGTCTGGCGTGGCAGGGCGATTGATGACAGTGGGCGCTTTATGAGCCGCATCAGCATCCTGTTGTAGCGGCGGCAGGGTTTGCATCGCATCCGGGTAACGTTGTAACCAGTTTTCTAAAAAGGATTCCAACCAGGCGACTTCGGCCTGCATACGGGCGATGCTATGTGTGTACAGGGCGTAGATATGGCTCTCCTGGGCGGCTTCATTTTCGGCCTGCATGGTTTCCCAGGCCCGCTCCACAGCGAGCAGTTGATATTTGAGCGTATCCCGATGGGCCGCCAACGCACGATAAGCCTGACCAGGGTGCAGCACATGCAGGTTTGCCAACCCCATCTCAAAGCCTGTCCCCAGGCCAACCGGCTGGCGAATGAGATCCACAATGGCCGTTTGCAAGATGCCACGGCCCGCGTCGGATAACTGATAGAATTTACGTGCAGGGCCTCGTCCATCCGGTCGAAGTTCGACATTGA
The Phototrophicus methaneseepsis DNA segment above includes these coding regions:
- a CDS encoding PadR family transcriptional regulator, whose protein sequence is MMTDAELTILSILAEGARYGHDVQQIIHERGLRSWIAVGFSSVYYILAKLERQQLVNVELRPDGRGPARKFYQLSDAGRGILQTAIVDLIRQPVGLGTGFEMGLANLHVLHPGQAYRALAAHRDTLKYQLLAVERAWETMQAENEAAQESHIYALYTHSIARMQAEVAWLESFLENWLQRYPDAMQTLPPLQQDADAAHKAPTVINRPATPDPAKMLRRLKRPKSPNDPEA